The following coding sequences are from one Lolium rigidum isolate FL_2022 chromosome 6, APGP_CSIRO_Lrig_0.1, whole genome shotgun sequence window:
- the LOC124664502 gene encoding monooxygenase 2-like: MAGGSGEALAVDAEVVIVGAGIAGLATALALRLVGVGGVLVLERHSELRATGAALTVYPNGWIALRALGVAHKLTSRYEGCGTFRVTNLDNGETKVFHFAGRESSNELKVRRADRKALLEALAEELPPGTIRFSSKLVSFNTETADSSPETVVLQLDDGTVIRAKVLIGCDGVHSVVARWLGLPEPVTSGRSAVRGLAVYPDGHGLKKEVRQFLSEGLRAAMVPINDMKVYWFLVNNTVAVEKEARTDPVKILREVTDNLGIHMPPEYLDVVRHSSHDSLSWVPLLYRSPWSILTGPAARGPVTVAGDAFHPMTPDLAQGGGSALEDAVVLARAVSRAATPAEGVAAYVSERRGRAALLVAGAYLSGWVQQGGTDVQGLRGCIVKLFRDWIFYRFIFRRLAGMMWYDCGDLVAPTSNEEGKNHSE, from the exons ATGGCGGGTGGTAGCGGCGAGGCATTGGCGGTGGACGCCGAGGTGGTCATCGTCGGCGCCGGGATCGCCGGGCTCGCTACTGCGCTGGCGCTGCGCCTGGTCGGCGTGGGCGGCGTTCTGGTGCTGGAGCGACACTCCGAGCTGCGCGCCACGGGCGCCGCGCTCACCGTCTACCCCAACGGCTGGATCGCGCTCCGCGCGCTCGGCGTCGCGCACAAGCTCACCTCCCGCTACGAAGGCTGCGGAAC ATTCCGGGTGACCAATCTTGATAATGGAGAAACTAAAGTGTTTCACTTCGCTGGACGCGAAAGCAG CAATGAACTCAAGGTGAGGCGGGCGGATCGAAAGGCGCTGCTGGAAGCGCTCGCTGAGGAGCTCCCGCCGGGCACCATTCGCTTCTCGTCCAAGCTCGTATCCTTCAACACTGAGACGGCTGACAGTTCGCCGGAGACTGTCGTTCTGCAGTTGGACGACGGCACAGTGATCCGAGCCAAG GTGCTGATCGGGTGCGACGGGGTACACTCGGTGGTGGCGCGGTGGCTAGGACTGCCGGAGCCGGTCACGTCGGGCCGTTCCGCGGTCCGTGGGCTCGCCGTGTACCCGGACGGCCATGGCTTGAAGAAAGAGGTCCGGCAGTTCCTCTCGGAGGGCCTGAGGGCCGCCATGGTGCCCATCAACGACATGAAAGTATACTGGTTCCTCGTCAACAACACTGTCGCCGTAGAGAAGGAAGCCCGCACAGACCCCGTGAAGATCCTGCGGGAGGTCACCGACAACTTGGGCATACACATGCCGCCGGAGTACCTCGACGTGGTGCGCCACTCCAGCCATGACAGCCTCTCGTGGGTGCCGCTGCTCTACCGGTCGCCTTGGTCCATCCTAACGGGCCCGGCGGCTCGTGGGCCGGTCACGGTGGCCGGCGACGCGTTCCACCCCATGACACCGGACTTGGCGCAGGGCGGGGGCTCCGCGCTGGAGGACGCGGTGGTGCTCGCCCGAGCTGTGTCGCGGGCGGCCACGCCGGCAGAGGGGGTGGCAGCCTATGTGTCGGAGCGGCGTGGCCGGGCCGCCTTGCTGGTCGCCGGTGCCTACCTGTCGGGCTGGGTCCAGCAGGGCGGGACCGATGTGCAGGGTCTGCGAGGTTGTATTGTCAAGCTGTTCCGTGACTGGATCTTTTACAGGTTCATCTTCCGTAGGCTCGCCGGTATGATGTGGTACGATTGCGGCGACCTGGTGGCGCCGACATCTAATGAGGAGGGCAAGAACCACTCAGAGTGA